In one window of Meleagris gallopavo isolate NT-WF06-2002-E0010 breed Aviagen turkey brand Nicholas breeding stock chromosome 4, Turkey_5.1, whole genome shotgun sequence DNA:
- the SOD3 gene encoding extracellular superoxide dismutase [Cu-Zn] isoform X1: MKKWKYKPLCDVTTSTRAPSPALMLLAVQKGTQCHTHMDIEGKAALTLGNFFSLCFGQFPPQAHRARISSLACPRQTLGSLCPSHSTAGDPSPVRRYPTHKQRSRSHQPHAAPVVSDPTSPRGSGVAGLLPSSAAGRFCRLSVTRMLLLLSLVTGLALSAAGVVTETGADPSCASLHDVQRKVNDLWQSLLYPVMADNETDGLTYATCEMKPSSKIGADKPQVTGQVLFRQHYSQGRLEAIFHLDGFPLDNNQSGRAIHIHELGDLSNGCDSTGGHYNPFRVNHPRHPGDFGNFSPKDGKIRKYKSNLFATMFGPYSILGRAIVIHEQEDDMGKGNNKASLENGNAGKRLACCVIGICNKNLWEEKQFEATDKKKRWLRTRLS, from the exons TCTGTGACGTGACGACCAGTACcagagctcccagccctgccctgaTGCTGCTCGCTGTGCAGAAGGGCACTCAGTGCCACACTCACATGGACATCGAAGGGAAAGCTGCTTTAACACTCggtaactttttttccttgtgttttggCCAGTTTCCTCCCCAGGCTCACAGAGCAAGGATAAGCAGCTTAGCCTGCCCAAGACAAACTCTTGGTTCCCTCTGTCCCTCCCACAGCACAGCCGGTGACCCCTCCCCTGTACGCCGTTACCCAACTCACAAACAACGCTCCCGCTCACATCAGCCCCACGCAGCTCCGGTTGTGTCCGATCCCACCTCGCCGCGAGGGAGTGGAGTCGCAGGGCTGCTGccgagcagtgctgcaggcag GTTTTGCAGGCTCTCAGTTACCAGGatgcttctgcttctttctctggTCACTGGACTGGCCCTGTCTGCCGCTGGTGTCGTGACAGAAACAGGAGCCGATCCAAGCTGTGCATCACTTCATGATGTACAGAGAAAAGTGAATGACCTCTGGCAGAGCTTGCTCTATCCAGTGATGGCTGATAATGAGACTGATGGGCTGACCTACGCCACCTGTGAAATGAAGCCCAGCTCCAAAATAGGTGCTGACAAGCCACAAGTGACTGGACAAGTCTTATTCAGACAGCATTACTCACAAGGAAGATTAGAAGCCATTTTTCACTTGGATGGGTTTCCACTGGATAACAACCAGTCTGGCAGAGCTATACACATCCACGAGCTCGGAGATCTCAGCAACGGCTGTGACTCCACGGGAGGACACTACAACCCCTTCAGAGTGAACCACCCCCGCCACCCGGGGGACTTTGGCAACTTTTCTCCTAAAGATGGCAAAATCAGAAAATACAAATCCAATCTCTTCGCCACAATGTTTGGTCCGTACTCCATCCTGGGCAGAGCCATTGTGATCCACGAGCAGGAAGATGACATGGGCAAGGGCAATAACAAGGCCAgtctggaaaatggaaatgctggCAAACGTCTGGCGTGCTGCGTGATTGGGATCTGCAACAAGAACTTGTGGGAGGAGAAACAGTTTGAGGCTACGGACAAGAAGAAGAGATGGCTCCGAACCAGGCTCAGCTGA
- the SOD3 gene encoding extracellular superoxide dismutase [Cu-Zn] isoform X2, which yields MLLLLSLVTGLALSAAGVVTETGADPSCASLHDVQRKVNDLWQSLLYPVMADNETDGLTYATCEMKPSSKIGADKPQVTGQVLFRQHYSQGRLEAIFHLDGFPLDNNQSGRAIHIHELGDLSNGCDSTGGHYNPFRVNHPRHPGDFGNFSPKDGKIRKYKSNLFATMFGPYSILGRAIVIHEQEDDMGKGNNKASLENGNAGKRLACCVIGICNKNLWEEKQFEATDKKKRWLRTRLS from the coding sequence atgcttctgcttctttctctggTCACTGGACTGGCCCTGTCTGCCGCTGGTGTCGTGACAGAAACAGGAGCCGATCCAAGCTGTGCATCACTTCATGATGTACAGAGAAAAGTGAATGACCTCTGGCAGAGCTTGCTCTATCCAGTGATGGCTGATAATGAGACTGATGGGCTGACCTACGCCACCTGTGAAATGAAGCCCAGCTCCAAAATAGGTGCTGACAAGCCACAAGTGACTGGACAAGTCTTATTCAGACAGCATTACTCACAAGGAAGATTAGAAGCCATTTTTCACTTGGATGGGTTTCCACTGGATAACAACCAGTCTGGCAGAGCTATACACATCCACGAGCTCGGAGATCTCAGCAACGGCTGTGACTCCACGGGAGGACACTACAACCCCTTCAGAGTGAACCACCCCCGCCACCCGGGGGACTTTGGCAACTTTTCTCCTAAAGATGGCAAAATCAGAAAATACAAATCCAATCTCTTCGCCACAATGTTTGGTCCGTACTCCATCCTGGGCAGAGCCATTGTGATCCACGAGCAGGAAGATGACATGGGCAAGGGCAATAACAAGGCCAgtctggaaaatggaaatgctggCAAACGTCTGGCGTGCTGCGTGATTGGGATCTGCAACAAGAACTTGTGGGAGGAGAAACAGTTTGAGGCTACGGACAAGAAGAAGAGATGGCTCCGAACCAGGCTCAGCTGA